GGTTGGTGGTCAAGCACCAGGAGGATGTTGTACTGTCCATACATCACATGTGTTTGCATCCCTGCACATCTGCAACACACTGCGAGTTTCTCACAGGTCGAACACTTCGCCTCTTGTTAAGGCAAGAGTAAATAACACGTCTCCACTTTTGTTTCCGCCACGAATGACGCGTCTTCCTATCTTTtaagagctgcaggagcctgggTTGAACGTCTCCTGAGCGAAACTGATGACTGCACAAGCAACCTCACAGGTGTGAGATGTCAATGAGGTGAAgaacattatctttttctttaaaagaaaggaaggagaaaaCTCCACCGATCAACCCTGACTGAGTCAAcgtaataaaaagaaaacggaaattgtGACGGTAACCTGTGCACGCGGGCGCTACAGTGCACTATGTAAGTCCAGTCACGTGACGTTTCAGGAACAATTAAGTCTCGTCGGGGAGAAGGGTTGACGCAGTCGTCGAGACGGCTTATCTGACGCAGGCGTGGAGGTGGTGCGACCTGGCACAGGCCTGCAGCTGGGGCATAGGGTCGTGGGCCACGTCACCCCCTGACGTGGGAAGCCCTCCGGTGCCGTCAGCGGCGCCGACGCCCACGCCAGCTGTCCCCGGATGCCCCATGGGTCCACGGGCCGCCGCCTGCACCAGGAATGCCTCACTCTGCCTGGGGTCGAACTTGGTCTTGTCTACGTGAGCGAGAGAGTAGTCGCAGTAGCTGGCGTCCACGCCTCGGTCCATACCTGCGGAGGGACGTGAGAGGTGAGGTTTGGGGGGTCGGGACTGTGGGACAGGAAGGTGAGGCACTGGAGACACCACTGTATGACCTGGGGCCCAAGATGGAGTGCGACGTGGGGTCAGGTCGGCTAACAAGGCGTCTGTCTGACATACGGAGTCATCTGAGGCCTTAGTGATGATGCATCTGAGCAAACGTCTGAGAAATACCCGTTGCTAGAATAAGGAAAATAATCAACATGCATATTTACAACACATAACGAGGAACATATACAACGACATCTGTCCGAACAAAAGGCAAAATATATCATTACCAGAGGAGGTTTAGGGTGTGGCAACACTCTTGGACACTTGCTCCTGGATGTCAACAAACAAGCTATAAACAAATGACTTGGTCTATTTCCggaaaacacagaaaataaacccAAGACAGATTTAGTGTTTGCGGAGAATGCCAGCAATTCCAAGGAAGATTCTTATCAATCATCTTGCTCGGACGTGTCTCAGGTTAGTGGGATCCATCAGCCTCCCTCATCTATCGATTCTACCAGACGTGTGACTCAGTTCGCCTCCCTACACTCCTGGTGCGGTGTACGGCGAAGGTTTGTTCACTTAAGGTTCACTTGGCCAGAGCTCAGCCTCTGTTGGAGATCAACTTACCGATGTTGGCGTTCATGTTCTTCAGGTCGTCCTTCTGCATAGCTAGCGAAGAGGTCACATGGTCAGGGAGGTAGTCGTAGCCGAACTTGGCGAACTGGGAGTAGGAGGCGAGGTCGTACTGGGTGGGCGGGGCGGACGACCAGGTCATGTGAGGCGCCAGGAGGTGTTGGGCAGCTGCTGCCGCCCCTGGGGACCCCGTCGACCACGCTGCCGCAGCTGTCGGAGGTCACACTAGGTAAACAGAGGTCATGGAGGGTCTGTAAATCGTAGGGAAGGATATCATCCAAAGGTCAGAGAGATGAAGATAAAGTTTGTGGGATTAACGTCTCACCAGCGTAGGAGGCAGCAGCGGCCGCCCTAgggtagtagtggtgagggaaaaCCTTGAGTCCTGCCCGACGGTCGTAGTGGCCGCCGCCCGCGCCACCCACGCCCATGCCACCTTCCTGTCGCCCGCCACGCCCGCCCTCACCCCCACCGAAGCCAAGGGTCAGCAGGGCTTCGGGGTCACATACGAACTTGTACACGTACCGCTCACCTGAGGAAAAAGGTCGAAAGTCTGACTTCTTCTTTTTGTAGGTACCAAAACATTCTGACAGAATTAAAGCTGTTTCATCATAATGTAAATCTACAGGTCAAACGTGCTCATGACCTGTTCATGAGGTGTTCATGGTAATTAAGCTTATCCATATTTTTTGGagggaattgaaaaaaaatacatgcatatgtatatatatatcattggtttTCAGTGAGCATACAGTGTTGAACACTACCGGACAACCCCCCCATCAGGAACGTGGGGCGCCAGGGTCTGCCTCACCTGCCACCTTCTGCATGATGCCCTTCTCGTAGTAGTACCGCAGAGAGCGACTGAGTTTGTCGTAGTTCATGGCTGGTCTGTTCTTCTGCAGACCCCACCGCCGTGCAACCTGCCGACGACCACATCACtggttagtacacacacacacacacaccactggttactacacacacatacaccactggtTATCATCCGGACACTACTGCTTAGTGTACGTCCGCCAAGGGCTGATACACCCTCTCCACTGGTTAATATATCCACACCATTGATCAGGACACGTCCGCCACTGGttcggacacacgcacacaccatcaTTACCCCCCCCGCTTGCAGTAACCCCGGCACCATCTGGCAGACAGTGAGGTCACCTCACGGCCCGGGATGACGTGAGCGATGACACCCCTGCCCTGAGCTGCTTACCGGATTACTGTGATATGTGATTACTGCTGCCCGGGACGGTGGTGTACCAGTGGCCTGGATGACGGCATCggtggtcctggtggctggaTTAACAGCACTGGCGGTATCAC
This portion of the Panulirus ornatus isolate Po-2019 chromosome 48, ASM3632096v1, whole genome shotgun sequence genome encodes:
- the LOC139764035 gene encoding uncharacterized protein translates to MGDLKAQTSGQSSTSCDGHAALTTPTGGGMGVSACPEDESRMVGLGGENLAHDSLASLQMLCRRRTPLYPDAKAQAARREEDGAYRSYRAALHDALSDHRSGAFDTGARVKEEPWDAHEFSVESCGWRSAEADGGGGGGGGVPSPHQQGEGGLVQQGGPAGASSSSTGSGAPYRRGSLQLWQFLVALLHDPANASCIAWTGRGMEFKLIEPEEVARRWGLQKNRPAMNYDKLSRSLRYYYEKGIMQKVAGERYVYKFVCDPEALLTLGFGGGEGGRGGRQEGGMGVGGAGGGHYDRRAGLKVFPHHYYPRAAAAASYAAAAAWSTGSPGAAAAAQHLLAPHMTWSSAPPTQYDLASYSQFAKFGYDYLPDHVTSSLAMQKDDLKNMNANIGMDRGVDASYCDYSLAHVDKTKFDPRQSEAFLVQAAARGPMGHPGTAGVGVGAADGTGGLPTSGGDVAHDPMPQLQACARSHHLHACVR